A single region of the Felis catus isolate Fca126 chromosome F2, F.catus_Fca126_mat1.0, whole genome shotgun sequence genome encodes:
- the LOC111558535 gene encoding homeobox protein CDX-1-like, producing the protein MASPHSGDPSPAGLAPPPVAPPGPAAAPEPPFPDIYGGDAQLWAAHFRGIGRAYRALGKEDDFAIRVLTEDFTLPFPFAWPPGPDPARGPLFYDPHDRAGFDFLLRGPGAPPPALLRPLHATAQAAVRKRRLERLALSYASAGAPGPGLMLLPPGPGAAFPGPAGPEPGTPGTPGGAPRLG; encoded by the exons ATGGCTTCCCCTCATTCCGGGGACCCCAGCCCGGCTGGCCTGGCCCCTCCTCCTGTAGCTCCTCCAG GTCCCGCCGCGGCCCCGGAGCCCCCCTTCCCGGACATCTACGGCGGGGACGCTCAGCTCTGGGCGGCGCACTTCCGCGGCATCGGGCGCGCCTACCGCGCGCTGGGCAAGGAGGACGACTTCGCCATCCGTGTGCTCACCGAGGACTTCACGCTGCCCTTCCCGTTCGCCTGGCCTCCGGGGCCCGACCCGGCCCGCGGGCCGCTCTTCTACGACCCGCACGACCGCGCGGGCTTCGACTTCCTGCTGCGAGGCCCGGGCGCGCCGCCCCCCGCGCTGCTGCGGCCCCTGCACGCCACGGCCCAGGCTGCGGTGCGCAAGCGGCGCCTGGAGCGCCTGGCCCTGAGCTACGCCAGCGCGGGCGCGCCCGGGCCGGGCCTGATGCTGCTCCCGCCTGGGCCCGGCGCCGCCTTCCCGGGGCCCGCGGGGCCCGAGCCCGGCACCCCTGGCACCCCTGGCGGCGCTCCCAGGCTGGGCTAG